From Thermoleophilum album:
AGGCACGTTGCCGCTCGACCGCTGGGTGGCGCTTGTACGCGCCCAACAGCAGCCGCCGGCGAGCTTCCGTCGGCCTCGTTCTTGGTTGCTGCGGCTGCGCTATCTCGCGCGGCGGATGCGCGCCGTGCGGCGGGAGCGTCCGGCGCGGTACACTCGCTGACGCAATGAAGGCGGGGATCCACCCGGAGTACGGCCCGGCGCACGTCCGTTGCACGTGTGGCAACGAGTTCTGGACGCGCTCAACGAAGAGCGAGATCCACGTCGAGATCTGCTCGAACTGCCATCCCTTCTACACGGGCAAGCAGAAGCTCGTCGACACGGGTGGCCGTGTCGAGCGGTTCCGGCGCAAGGTCGCGCGCAGCCGCGCCGCCCAAGCGAAGTCGCGCTGAGCGGCGTACCCATGCCGGTGTTGCGCCGGGTGGGCGCGGCGCGCGGTGCCGGCAGGGATGTCGGTAAGGCTGGCCGTCCCTAGTTGCGCGGCGCGGGCGACCAGCGCAACTGCGCGGCGCTGCCGTTGTTCTTTTAGGCGCATGGAAGCGCAGCTAAACCGTGGCGGCCGGCTCGTCGGAGCGCTGGCGGCCCTGGGCGTCGTCGTTGGGTCGGCTGTGAGTTTCGCGGACGCCGGCGCCGCGGACGCGGAGCAACGCGGCGCCCGCGCAGAGTCGTCGGTCGCGGTCCTCGCTCCCGACGACGCGCGCGCGACGGTCGCGCTGCGCGAGTGCTTGCCGCGCAAACGCGCGGCGACGTTCGAGGTGCGGGCGCAGCGGCTCGCGGGAAGCGTGCGCGTCGGCGTGCGCGTGGCGCTGCTCGAGCGCCGCGACGGCAAACCGTGGCGAGCGGTAGGTGTGCGGCCGGCGCGCTGGCTGTGGTCGACGCCTGGGGCGAGCGCTTTAGTCGTCGACCGCAAGTACAGGCGCCTTCGCCCCGGGCGCAAATACCGGGTGCGGGTCGACGTCGTCTGGCGCGACCGTCGCGGGGACCCACTCGCGAGCGCGAAGCGGCTCTCGCCGGTGTGCAGGGTGCCACCCGCGCTGCCCAACCTGCGCCCCGTGTCCCTGGCTATCCGGCGTGGTGGGCTCTACACGGTGGTCGTGAGGAACGCGGGGAGTGCTCCATCGGCCCCGACCACTGCGACGATCGTCGCCGGACCGTGGCAAGGAACGGTCGCGGTACCGGCACTGCGACCAGGGGCGGTCTACGAGCTCGCGACGTTCGGGCCGCCGTGCCCGGCGGGCAGCGTCGTCACTGCCACCGTCGACCCCGGGCGTGTCGTGCGTGAGCTGAACGAGGGCGACAACACGCTCGCGAAGGTGTGTCCGCCGCCCGTCAGTCGCTGACTTCGTTTTGCGACTGAGCGTCCGCGCGGTGCAACAGCACGCGCATCGAGCGCGCCAGATCGCCGCCGAGAGCGTGGACGGTCGATCCGAAGCGCACGAACAGCGGTCCGCCGAACGGCTGGCGGTCGACGACCTCGAACTCGTCGCCGGGCTTGATCCCCCGCTCGGCGAGGTAGCGGAGCATCGCCGGGTCGGAATCGGAGATGCGCACGAACCGTCCCCGCGCACCCGGTTCGAGGCGCTCAAGACTGAGCGTCGGCGGCTCGTCGATGTGGCCGTCGGGCGTGGGGATCGGGTCGCCGTGCGGATCGTGCGTGGGGTGGCCGAGCTTGCGCGCGATTGCCTCCTCGAGCTCGTCCGAGAGGACGTGCTCGAGCACCTCAGCTTCGGCGTGCACCTTGTCCCACGGGATACCCAGCTTCTCGACCAAATAGAGCTCGAGGAGGCGGTGGTGGCGCAGCACCTCGAGTGCCAGGCGCTCGCCCTCGGCGGTCAGTTGCACCCCCCGGTAGCGCTCGTGGCGCGCGAGACCCTGCTCGGCGAGGCGTCGGACCATCGCCGACGCCGAACCCGGCGTGACGCCCATCCGCTCGGCGAGCGCGGTCGTAGTCACCGTGCCGTCTTCGGCACGCGACTGCAGCACGTAGATCGACTTGACGTAGTCCTCGACCGCTGCGCTGGCTTCGTCCCACTTCGCCATGCAGGGCTAATGATGCACCGTCGCCGAGCAGGGGGCGAGCGGGCTCTACGATGGTCGGAGAGCAAGCGAGGCGAGCGTGAACGAGCGGGCGGCAGCGATCGACGGGACGGGGAAGTCGGCTAGCGACGAGGGGGTGGCTCGTGCGTGCCCGCCCGGCGGCGAAGCATCGGGCGACGCGCCCGTCGGCGGTCAGGCGGTGCTCGAGGGCGTGATGATGCGCGGCGTCAACCACTGGGCGGTGGCCGTTCGTCTGGCTGACCCCCAGCGTCCCGACAGCGCCGACAGCGGACCGATCGAGGTGTGGTGCTACGAGCTCGAACACCCGGCGGCTCGGCGTCGCTGGTTGCGCTTGCCGGTGGTGCGCGGGGTCGTGGCGCTCGTCCAGTCGCTGTCGCTCGGACTCCGCGCGCTCGGGATCTCGGCCGAGGCGCAGGCCGCCGTCGCGGACGGCCGCACGCCGCCGTCGTCCGACGGAGCAGGCGACGGCCAGCGGGCTATCTCCAGGGGGGCGTGGGCTGCGACCGTCGCCTTCTCGCTCGCGCTCGCCGTCGGCCTCTTCTTTCTTCTGCCGGCGACGCTGACGAAGGCGCTCGGCGGCGGGCTCGGCAGCGGCCTTGCGTTCGTCGTGGTCGAAAAGCTCGTGCGCGTTGCGATCCTCGTCGCCTACCTGTGGGCGATATCGCTGCTTCCCGACCTGCAACGCGTCTTCGCTTACCACGGCGCCGAGCACAAGGTGATCGCCTGCTACGAAGCCGGCTGTCCGCTCGAGCCGGCGACAGCGCGCCGCTTCTCGCGACTCCACCCGCGCTGCGGCACGAGCTTCCTGTTGCTGGTCGTGATCGTGGCGATCGTGGTCTTCGCTCCGCTCGGCAACCTCGACTGGCACTGGTTGCTCGCTTCGCGGATCGTCGGTATTCCGCTGGTGGCGGGACTGGCGTTCGAGGCGATCCGCTGGATGGGGCGCAACCGCCACCGGCCGCTCGCCCGCGTTCTGATGTGGCCTGGCCTGCAGCTGCAGCGCCTTACGACCCGGGAACCCGACGACCACCAGCTCGAGGTGGCGATCGCAGCGCTCGGCGCCGTGCTAGCGCGCGAGAACCCGCGCCGCGCCGCGGCGCGGATGCGCGCGGGCGCCGTCGGTATCGAGGTCGCTGCGTAGCCGCCGCGGATCCGGCAGCTGAAAGGAGCGGTGACCGGCACGCGGCGCGGAGCGCCGCGGCGCCTAAGCTGAGCGCCGATGATCGAGCAGCTCGTCGAACAGATCGAGCGCCGCTACGCCGAGCTCGAAGGACAGCTCGCCGACCCCGAGGTGCTCGCCGATAGCCGCCGCTACGCCGAGGTGGCGCGCTCGTGGCGGGCGCTCGAGGAAGCGCACCGGCTCGCGCAGGCGTGGTTGCGTGCGCGCTCCGACCTCGAGGGGGCACGCGAGATGCTCGGCGAGGGAGACGATCCCGAACTCCGTGCACTCGCCGAGCAGGCCGAGGCGGAGATGGCCGAACTCGCCGACCAGATCCGCCTGGCGGCGGTGGAGCCCGATCCCGACGACAGCAAGGACGCGATCGTCGAGATCAGACCGGGAGCCGGCGGCGAAGAAGCTGGCCTGTTCGCCGGCGACCTCTACCGCATGCTTGCTCGCTACGCCGAGCGGCGCGGTTTCCGCGTCGAGCCGCTCGAAGCCGGCGACGGGCACTACACCTTCGCGATCAAGGGCGAGGGCGCCTACGGCGTGTTCAAGCACGAGGCCGGCACCCATCGCGTCCAGCGTGTGCCGGTTACCGAGTCGCAGGGGCGGATCCACACCTCGACCGCCACCGTCGCCGTCCTCCCCGAAGCCGAGGAGGTCGAGGTCGAGATCGACCCGAACGACCTTCAAATCGATGTTTTCCGCGCCTCTGGCCCGGGCGGTCAACACGTCAACACCACCGACTCGGCGGTGCGGATCACGCACAAGCCCACCGGCATCGTCGTCTCGATGCAAGACGAGAAGTCGCAGCTACAGAACCGCGAAAAGGCGCTGCGCGTACTGCGCGCACGGCTGCTCGAGCGCGAACGACGCCTGCAGCAGGAGCGCCTCGCGGCCGAGCGGCGCGCGCAGATCGGGAGCGGCGAGCGCTCCGAGAAGATCCGCACCTACAACTTCCCGCAGGACCGCGTCACCGACCACCGCATCAAACTCACCCGCAACGATCTGGCGCGGGTGCTCGACGGCGAGCTCGAGGAGTTCACCGCCGCGCTCGAGGCCGCCGAGAAGCAGCGCAAGCTGGCAGCTGGCGAGCTTGTCGTCAAGTGAGCGCGCTGGGGCAGGCGACAGGTCGGCGCGCGCGCCGCCGGGCGCTAGCGACAGCCGGCGAGCTGGTGGCCACGGGCACAGCGCTTCTTGCCGGCGTCGGGTGCGACACGCCGCGTCTCGACGCCGAGCTGCTCGTCGCCGCCGCCGCCGGCCTCGACCGAATGGCTGTCGTAGCCGACCCACGGCGTCCCCTGCCGACAGCGATCGCCGAACGTGCCTGGACGCTGCTCGCGCGGCGCGCGCGGCGCGAACCGCTCGCCTACATCCTCGGACGCAAGGCGTTCCGCCGCCTCGAGCTGGCGGTCGACCGTCGGGTGCTGATTCCGCGGCCGGAGAGCGAGTTGCTCGTCGACGTCGCCGTGGCCGAGCCGGCGGGTGCCCACGTTCACGAGGTCGGCTGCGGTTCCGGCGCGATCGCGCTAGCGATCGCCAGCGAACGGCCCGATCTGCGTGTGACGGCCTCCGACGTCTCGGCGGCAGCGCTAGCGGTGGCGCGCGCGAACGCCGAGCGTCTCGACATCGCCGTCGAGCTCTGGCAGGCCGATCTCCTTCCCCGGCAGCTCGAAGGCGGCTGCGATCTCGTGGTGGCCAACCTGCCGTACGTGAGCGAGAGCGAATGGGAGCGACTCGCGCCGGAGATCCGCTGCTACGAGCCGCGCACAGCGCTCGTGGCCGGGCCGCGCGGGAGCGAGCTGATCGAACGGTTGCTGACTCGCTGCCCGCCCGGGCAGCGCGTAGCGCTCGAACATGCACCGTGGCAGGCCGCGGCCGTGCGCTCCTGGCTCGAGGGGGCACACACGCTGCGCGACCTAGTCGGTCACGAGCGAGTCACCGTCGGCCGCGTGCCGCAGCGGCCGACTTCAGACCTGCAGCGACAGTGCGACGGTGGGGCCCTGAGCTGTGAGCACTAGCGAGGCGAACGAGAGGCGAGGGCGGCGGCTCGCGCTCGACGCCGCCGCGGTTCGCGAGTTCGAACGCACGATCGCGGGCGGCGGCGTGGCGGTGTTCCCGGCCGACACCGTCTACGGGCTCGCCTGCTCGCCCACCGACCGGGCGGCTGTCGAGCGGCTTTACGAGATCAAGGGGCGTCCCCCTGCCAAACCGTCGGCGGTGATGTTCTTCGATCGCGACCGGGCGCTCGCCGAGCTCGACTTTCTCGGCGAGCGCACACGGCGCGCCTGCGAACGGCTGCTTCCCGGTGGGGTGACGCTGCTCGTGCCCAACCCGCGACGACTGTGGCCGCTCGCCTGCGGTCCGCAACCAGAGGTGCTCGGCGTGCGCGTGCCCTGCCTCGAGGGCACGCTCGCGCCGCTCGCTGGCGCGCGCGTCGCGGTGTTGCAGTCGAGCGCCAACCTGTCGGGCGCGAGCGACGTTCGCTCGCTAGACGCGCTCGAACCGGCGATCGCCGCGAGCGTCGACCTGCTGCTCGACGGTGGCGAGCTGCCGGGCACGCCGTCGACCGTCATCGATCTGACCGACTACGAGCGCACCGGCGCGTGGCGGATAGTGCGCGAGGGGGCGGTCGACGCCGCCCGCGTCGCCGAGCTCCTCGGCCGTTGAGCGCGCAGCTCCAGGGGCGGACGGCGGTGGTACCGTGCCGTTGATGGGCGACGTTCCGAACGACTTCTTCCACCGCTCGCTGGAGGAGGTGGATCCCGAGCTGGCCGCCGCGGTCGCCGCCGAGCAGCGCCGCCAGGAGGCGACGCTCGAGATGATCGCCTCCGAGAACTTCGTGCCGCGCGCCGTGCTCGAGTGCCAGGGGTCGGTGCTCACCAACAAGTACGCCGAGGGCTACCCAGGGCGCCGCTACTACGGGGGCTGCGAGCACGTCGACGTCGCCGAGCAGCTTGCGATCGACCGCGCCAAGGAGCTGTTCGGGGCCGAGCACGCCAACGTCCAGCCGCACGCCGGAGCGCAGGCCAACACCGCCGTGTACATGGCCCTGCTCGAACCCGGCGACACGATCCTCGGGATGAAACTCGACCACGGCGGCCATCTCACGCACGGCATGCGCCTCAACTTCTCGGGTCGCTACTTCGATGTCGTCGCCTACGGCGTGCGCGAAAGCGACTCCCGCATCGACATGGACGAGGTCGCGCGCTTGGCGCGAGAACACCGGCCGAAGCTGATCGTCGCCGGATGGTCGGCCTACCCGCGGCAGCTCGACTTCGCCGCTTTCCGCGCGATCGCCGACGAGGTCGGCGCCTACCTGATGGTCGATATGGCCCACTTCGCCGGGCTCGTCGCCGCCGGCGAGCACCCGAACCCGGTTCCCTACGCTGATGTCGTTACCACAACCACCCACAAGACGCTCGGCGGTGCGCGCGGCGGGATGATCCTGTGCCGCGGGGAGCTGGCGAAGAAGATCGACTCCGCGGTCTTCCCGGGCAACCAAGGCGGACCGCTGATGCACGTCATCGCCGCCAAGGCCGTGACCCTCAGGATCGCTCAGAGCGAGCAGTTCCGCGAGCGCCAGCGGCGCACCCGCGCCGGGGCGGCGATCCTTGCCGAAGAGTTGCTTACCGCCGGGCTCGACGTGCTCACCGGCGGCACCGACGTGCACCTGGTGCTGGTCGACCTGCGCCGTTCGGAGCTCGACGGCAAGCAGGCCGAGGACCGTCTCCACCGCATCGGAATCACCGTCAACCGCAACACCGTGCCGTTCGATCCGCGCCCGCCGATGGTCTCCTCCGGTGTGCGCATCGGAACACCGGCCCTGGCGACGCGCGGCTTCGGTCCCGACGAGTTCCGCGAGGTGGGTCGCATCATCGCCAGCGCCCTCAGCGACCGTTTCGACGAGGCACGCGAACAGGAGCTCGCCCAGCGCGTGCGTCAGCTCGCCGAGCGCTTCCCGCTCTACGCTGCCGCTACAGCTGCGGCTTAGCGGCGCGCGCCGACAGCACGGCTAGCCTGCAGCGGCGTGGGTGTGCGCGACGCGATTGGGGCATTCGCGGTCGCGACGGTCGTGTCCTGGCTCGCGACGCCGGTGAGCGCCCTGCTCGCGCGACGCGTCGGCGTGATCCACGTGCCGCGCGAGCGCGACCTTCACGAGCGCCCGACTCCGGGGCTCGGGGGTCTGGCGATCCTCGCTGCGGTGCTCGTCGCCACGGCTGTTTTCTTGCCGCTGCGGGGGGAATACCTGGGGATCCTCGCCGGTGCCGTGGCGATCACCCTGCTCGGTGCGGTCGACGATCGCGTCGATCTGCACCCGGCGGCGAAGCTCGCCGGCCAGACAGCCGCCGCGACGCTGCCGGTCGCGGCGGGCGTGTACGTCGACCACGTGACGCTGCCGTTCCTGGGCGCGTTCGACCTCGGACCGGCCGGTCCGCCGCTGACGGTGATCGGCGTTGTCGCGGTCGTGAACGCCGTCAACTGGACCGACGGGGTGGACGGGCTCGCCGCCGGCGTGTGTCTGATCGCTGCCCTGACCTTCGCCGTGCTCGCCCTGTCGCTCGACCGCGACGCCGCCGGTGTTCTCGCTGCACTGACGGCCGGTGCGGCGGCGGGCTTTCTCTGGCACAACTTCCACCCGGCGTCGGTGTTCATGGGCGACGCCGGTTCGAACCTGCTTGGTTTGCTGCTGGCCTGTGTCGCCATCCAGGGGGTGCTCAAGACAGCGGCGGTGGTGGCGCTCTTTTTCCCGCTGATGGTGCTCGCCGTTCCCGCTGCCGACGCCACGTTCGTGATCGCCAAGCGCATCAAGTACCGGCGGCCGGTGTACTCCGCCGACCGCTGGCACTTCCACCACCGCTTCGCGAACATCGGTTTCTCGCAGCGACGGACAGTGCTCTACCTGTACGGGTGGTCGCTGTCGCTCGCAGCGCTTGCGCTCGCCTTGCGCTTCGTGCCCTACTCGGACGAGGCGGGCCGCCTCCACCCGGGCTGGTCGGCGGTGCTCGGAGTTTTCGCGCTCGTGGCGCTGGTGGCGAGCGTCTATGTCGTCTACGTCCTCGAGATCCTCAAGTTCCGTCGTTGGCGCGAGCGACAGCTGCGCCGTCAGGTCGAGACAGGGGAGATCCCGCCGCTGTCGGCCGACCAGATCGAGCGCGAGATCGCTCGCGAGATCGAGACGGGCGAGTTCGAGGCGGTGGGCGGAAACGGTCGCGGCTAGCGGCGAGCGCGCGCAGCAACCGCTCCCGCTCGTTGCGCGGCAGGTAGGCGCCGCGCGCGTACAGCTGGGTGTAGCGAGCGACGAGCTCGGGTCGCTGTTCGCCGAGCCAGGCGAAGAAGAGGTCGCGCAGCTCGCCGCGAAGGTGGAGCGGAATGCCAACTACGCGCGTCGCACCAGCCTCGCGGGCCGCTTCGACGACGGCCTCGATCTGGCGGGGTGCGTCGTTGATGCCGGGCATCAGCGGCGCGACCATGACGGTGGTCGGGATGCCGTTGCGCGCCAGTTCGGCTACCGCCTCGAGGCGGGCGCGGGGGTGGGGAGTGTGCGGCTCGGTTGCCCGCCAGGCGCGCTCGTCGACGGTTGGGATCGAAAGTCCAGCCTCGAACCCGGGACCGGCCGCGAGCTCCCGGAAGAAGCGCAGGTCGCGAAGCAGCAGCGGCGACTTCGTTAGCAGGGAGGCAGGTGTGGCGGAGTCGCGCAGCGCTTCCCAGATTCCCGGCAGGAGGCGGTAGCGCGCCTCGGCCCACTGGTAGGGGTCGGTGTTGGTGCCGAGCGCCACCGGTTCGCGGCACCAGTCGGCCCGCAACAGCTCGGCGCGTGCGAGCTCGGGGGCGTTGACCTTGACGACGATGCGACGCTCGAAGTCGCGGCCCGGGTCGAGGTCGAGGTAGCGGTGCGAAGGCCGGGCGAAGCAGTAGACGCAAGCGTGAGTGCAGCCGCGGTACGGGTTGATCGTCCAGCGAAACGGAAGCCGCGAACGCGTCGGCACGCGATTGAGCAGCGAGCGCGCCCGCACCTCGAGAAAGCGCACGTCGGCGGCCGCCGGCGGATCGAAGTGGCGAAAGTCGGCGGCGCTCTCGAGGCCGGGTAGGGCCGGTTGGCGGTCGGTGGTCAGCGTGCGCCAGCGCACGAACAGATGTTCGCATCGCTGTCGGACGGCGCCGCCGCGACGTCCGTGCGTTCCACGGCCCGCCGTCTGCGCCAAGCCCTCGCCGCGCGCACGCAGCGCGAGGCGTTCACTCGCCGAACACGGTCACCACCACCGTGCGCGTGCCGCCGTGGTCGCGGTGCTCGCACAGATAGATCCCTTGCCAGGTGCCCAAAAGCGGCTCGCCGTCGGCGACCGGGAACGACACCGAGCTGCCGAGCAGGCTCGCCTTTATGTGCGCCGGCATGTCGTCGGGGCCTTCGAGGGTGTGCGAGAAGTAGGCGGCACCGTCGGGGACGGCGCGGTCGAACCAGCTCGCGAAGTCGCGCCTTACGTCGGGACTGGCGTTCTCGTTGAGCGTCAGCGCAGCCGAGGTGTGGCGGATGAAGATGTGCACGATTCCGACCCGCAGCTGGCGGATCTCCGGCACCGCGGCGAGCACCTCGTCGGTGACGAGATGGAAGCCGCGCGGGCGCGGTCGCAACCGCAGTGTGCGCTGGAGCCACATGGCTGCGAACTTAGCCGGCTAGCGAGGGCGTCGCCGTAGCCGGCTGGCGGTGGCGTCACCGGGGGGTGTGGCCGCGAACAGCCTGCGGCTTTATCGTGGAGGGGGCACCTGTCCCCTGGCACGCGGCCGCCGCGATCGCTCGGCGCGGGCGCTCACGGCGTTCGTGCGCCGAGAGTCGTGCCCCCGTCGCGCCTCGTGAGCGCGGGGTGGGCGGGCTCCTACGTTGCCATGAACGCAGCTACTCCTTCGACGATCGCGCGACCGACCAACTGGCGGGACGTCTTCAGCAGCGGGCCGATAGCGCCGCTGCCAGCGCTCGCGCTCGTCGGCGCCGTCGTGGCGTGGGTTGGCGCGCTAGTCGGCGCGATCGTGGTGCTGTTGCCCGGTGCGCCGCTCGCGCGCCCGGAGCTGGTGTTCGCGGCGGCCGCGGGCGCCGCGGTGCTGGGCGCGGCGTTGGCGCTGGCGCGCGCCCGTGCGGGACAGGCTGGGCTGCACGCTGCCGTGTTCGTGGGCACGTTGCTCGGCACGTTGGGCGTGCTCGGCTGGGGCAGCGAGCATGCCTTCGGCCCGCTCGGCTACGCGTGGGTGGTCGTAGCGGCGTTTGTCTTCTTCCCCGCCTGGCAGTCGCTGCTCCACGTCGCGAGCGTAGCGGTGGTCTACGCGCTGGCGATGGTGTTCGACCGCGGCGGCGTCGCCTGGAACGCTTGGTTTGCGACCGTCACCGCCCTTGCCGGGGCCGGTGCGATCGTCACCCTCGCGCGCATCCGTGCGAGCGCGCTTCTGCAGCAGCTCGAGGAGGCCGCGGGCCGCGATCCGCTCACGGGGCTGGCCAACCGCCGCTCGCTCCAAGATGCGTTCGACATCGAGCTCGAGCGGGCCCGGCGCACTGGCCGTCCGCTCGCCGTCCTGCTCGTCGACATCGACCACTTCAAACGCGTCAACGATCGCTGCGGCCACCGGTGCGGCGACGAGGTTCTGCGCACGCTCGCGCGTGTGCTGCAAGCTTCGAAGCGCGGCTTCGACCTGGCGGCAAGGCACGGCGGCGAGGAGTTCGTTCTGCTCGCACCGGACTGCGACGAGCACGGCGCTTACATGCTCGCCGAGCGCCTACGTACCGCGGTCGAGCGAGCGTTCGCCGACCACCAGGCGGGGCCGGTTACCGTGAGCATTGGCGCGGCCGTGCATCCCGTTCACGGTCAGACGCTCGAGGCGCTTCTGCACGCGGCCGACGAAGCTATGTACGCAGCCAAGAAGCTCGGCCGCAACCGCACCGTGATCTCGAGTGCCGAGATCGAACGCGCCGCCGAGCTCGACGTGACCGGCGGCGGGCGCGTCGAGCTGGCCGCGCTTGTCGACCTCGCCGAGGCGGTCGATATGGCGACGATCGGCAACACCAGCCACTGCCGGCGGGTGGCGCGCTTCGCCGAGCTCGCGGCGCGTGAGCTAGGTCTTCCCGCTCACCGCGTCGAACAGGTTCGTCTCGCCGCGCTCCTCCACGACGTCGGCACGATCGCGATTCCCGACGAGATCGAGCGCAAGAAGGGGCCGCTCACCTACGAGGAGTGGGAGTTCGTGCGTGCGCATCCGGTCGTCGGGTCGCGCATGCTCGAGGTCACCGAGCACCGCGAGCTCAGCCGTTGGGTACGCGCGCACCACGAGCACCTCGACGGGAGCGGCTATCCCGACGGACTGAGCGGCGCCGACGTTCCGCTCGAGGCGCGCATCATCGCCGTCGCCGAGGCGTACGAGGCTATGACCAGCGACCGTCCCTATCGGCCGCGGCTCACTCACCGCGAGGCTGTCGCAGAGCTGCGCTCCGCGGCGGGCCAGCGCTTCGACACCGAGGTGGTCGAGGCGCTGGTGAGGGCGCTCGGGTGAGTCCGCGCCGCCGCGCGCTGGCCGTGCGCGACCGCTTGCGGAGGGGGCGCAGAGCGCTCGATCCGCGCGCGTCGTCGCCGGCGGATCCGCCGCCGTTGCCGCGGCCGGCGGATCCGCTCGTTCAGCTACGGCCCGCGGGCCCGCTCGCCAGCGCTGGCGGTTTGCGCACACTATCCCTGGCGTTCGGTTGCGGCGGTCTTCTCGGTGTCGCGTCGCTGCTTGTCCCGCGCGCCCCCTCGTCGCGTGCACACGTGCTGCTCCCGCTGGCACTGGTCGCGCTGGCCCTCGGTCTCT
This genomic window contains:
- a CDS encoding bifunctional diguanylate cyclase/phosphohydrolase, giving the protein MNAATPSTIARPTNWRDVFSSGPIAPLPALALVGAVVAWVGALVGAIVVLLPGAPLARPELVFAAAAGAAVLGAALALARARAGQAGLHAAVFVGTLLGTLGVLGWGSEHAFGPLGYAWVVVAAFVFFPAWQSLLHVASVAVVYALAMVFDRGGVAWNAWFATVTALAGAGAIVTLARIRASALLQQLEEAAGRDPLTGLANRRSLQDAFDIELERARRTGRPLAVLLVDIDHFKRVNDRCGHRCGDEVLRTLARVLQASKRGFDLAARHGGEEFVLLAPDCDEHGAYMLAERLRTAVERAFADHQAGPVTVSIGAAVHPVHGQTLEALLHAADEAMYAAKKLGRNRTVISSAEIERAAELDVTGGGRVELAALVDLAEAVDMATIGNTSHCRRVARFAELAARELGLPAHRVEQVRLAALLHDVGTIAIPDEIERKKGPLTYEEWEFVRAHPVVGSRMLEVTEHRELSRWVRAHHEHLDGSGYPDGLSGADVPLEARIIAVAEAYEAMTSDRPYRPRLTHREAVAELRSAAGQRFDTEVVEALVRALG